One genomic region from Bos javanicus breed banteng chromosome 14, ARS-OSU_banteng_1.0, whole genome shotgun sequence encodes:
- the RP1 gene encoding LOW QUALITY PROTEIN: oxygen-regulated protein 1 (The sequence of the model RefSeq protein was modified relative to this genomic sequence to represent the inferred CDS: inserted 1 base in 1 codon; deleted 1 base in 1 codon): MTSLSSTLCFTFKILKVSTHVSSSPTSQIYSLSSEKMQNNDCYSDHSFASENYLALEKNDSQNLLIYPSEDDVEKSIIFNQDGTMTVEMKIRFKIKEEETIKWTTTLCRADLSNNGEKSEINSLPGRTDDRSSGVKITACSLSADVSPLEKGGSQVDSLAEEANTQVKDQDVETGSSTSWENPALDTDATQGTQDRVKHRFYRPPTPGPRRVRQKKSMIGSVTLVSETEVQEKMIGQFSYNEERKDWENKSEYHMVTHSCSKMSSVSNRPILVQVDNDEQVASSLERKKESRLLKSSAVSAGVVEITSQKTLEMSHNGGLPQTTSEKSIVEEGIVDNIIADNKARVRNLRTYGNTDDRSSPFLGDAAHSSSNNPGTDKTISKTPASVGNSTVTTRIDQLIHEFSHCGLTKLPENEKQISSSVASKKKMKSQQHVINSQHQAGEMATKRIPRKNKRMNTRGRIAQETILRDSHSSLKGAILCEKDLHASDTVIESNYFSSKGSNPVNSRNFPRNKLNTIHKPKIQGLLARRKSRPLNKVNLGGPTKREIGQGEKVFSHHEIGYCKNTFENQNLFHLFNFLEQKPNAFCGPESQAETASWYLRGTSKRSLVSKVNNSHITLRSQKKQKRDKLKSDTTVSKQHVTTRANSLASLEKAVFPENVTHHSVQSYVQRWLQNLSPQAALQLGKSAPVYKKERGVASYNNGFLPGNSSHTSSGKRNDSILQSNRHTTKSASLTGDNLGKRVGMSFDKNSSEELIQDHCESQTDSLNDTYLLSVHEFCTLSQSATDDPNAKSQVSAAKSGQEMSLVYKDINLAAKGPSVETAVQVDLEGDTPQHLSPVQLLHQLQALVPSSPKVQNGVVQMPGPLSEVPFPSLIRNSSTNVLLAWLLVLTLKGGVSSFCPGDALKATSGSSETLALLEVLKHIAITEEADDLKAAVASLVESTTNHSVLTEKEQDVGPIGLSANCSTPNIQIIPQCAENEKTQKISLDGSHTAREEVSEVCVTAVTRSPRKMGTVVKTYPSEETCHLSEDSFPSDDCTMDQTSMNKACFLGDISSLTEAVSSHEGCAYEQNHIYERADNLELTEELERVDEVQKDRNILADPGCKHGSNMLVSHQSISSLSHCGSFQNTTESELDGEHSFLDKSESCSLKKFQDKSVYTSFDKEDSKTSEEPGSTTNSMTSSERNVSEMESFEELENQNTDIFNRKVNSGEQVTEELIRKELEAGESLELIEVSSRNGAEEGKDGVICETISRKLVTPPSLVFCYDSKQNMEKEPSEGETETKVRKMVESVEAGSSAESPLNFKSGLRRSGTSDWSDYRQNSENEPSYKASSNGPSDSDEMTPEKECNKGFVKRTIEKLYGKAEMMRPXFFRWIYTHISGLSCDSVEFQGTGKVGLYDPEGQSLGSLERVSSNSTVLQKFPEQKRDKCDVNNVRASYPREDIAEHGTKQNDHKRILRDREEGVLIDKGKWLLKENHLLRVSSPECSGPCGHADTTSVDTLLDNSSTEVPYSHFGNLAPGPNMAELSSSELEELTQPPELRCNYFNVPHCSDSEPFHDDELDTQDEACVQEREPNHPAEEKGNLRSERVCTSATHVFASAGNKVHPVSDGAVRNQPLAGSNVIHGALQEGDSLDKLYNICGQHCPILTVINQPVNEEHRGFAYCKDSDVENSLSLQLWMKIHPCLRQSSKTMFRDKNNKTRSRRALTDNAVGNTHVWPHFNNTFDLMDRRRKLKQSNCLGLEEENNFNKFQSYLKNFLHTLLLVVGQVNSNPQDPSSQTKEFFEVVDENNLLNSRFQNSGTNLNQVVREHSYHLSFEMLGQARLFCQVETFLGISNRNILEIFYIFEDENLFIWEEEN; encoded by the exons ATGACTTCTCTGTCTTCCACGttgtgttttacttttaaaatcttgaaaGTGAGCACACATGTATCTTCAAGCCCAACGTCTCAgatttattctctttcttctgaGAAAATGCAGAATAATGATTGCTACTCAGATCATTCTTTTGCTTCTGAAAATTACTTGGcattagaaaaaaatgattctCAGAATTTATTGATATATCCTTCTGAAGATGATGTCGagaaatcaattatttttaatcagGATGGTACTATGACAGTTGAGATGAAAATTCGATTCAAGATAAAAGAGGAGGAAACCATAAAATGGACAACCACTCTCTGTAGAGCTGATCTGTCCAATAAtggtgaaaaaagtgaaataaacagtCTCCCAGGGAGAACGGATGATCGATCATCTGGTGTAAAGATTACTGCGTGTTCATTGTCTGCAGACGTCTCACCTCTGGAGAAAGGTGGTAGTCAGGTGGACAGTCTAGCGGAGGAGGCGAACACTCAAGTGAAAGATCAAGATGTTGAAACTGGTAGTTCTACCAGCTGGGAGAACCCTGCTCTGGACACAGATGCCACCCAGGGAACTCAGGATCGAGTGAAGCATCGTTTCTACAGGCCCCCTACACCTGGACCAAGGAGAGTGAGGCAGAAGAAGTCTATGATAGGGAGTGTGACCTTAGTATCTGAAACTGAGGTTCAAGAGAAAATGATTGGGCAGTTTTCCTacaatgaagaaaggaaagattgGGAAAACAAGTCTGAGTATCACATGGTCACACATTCTTGCAGTAAAATGTCATCTGTGTCCAACAGACCCATACTTGTTCAAGTTGATAATGATGAACAGGTAGCGTcatctttagaaagaaaaaaggaaagcagattGCTCAAATCAAGTGCAGTAAGTGCTGGTGTTGTAGAAATTACAAGTCAGAAGACGTTAGAGATGTCCCATAATGGTGGCTTGCCACAGACTACATCAGAAAAGTCAATTGTGGAGGAAGGTATAGTTGATAATATCATAGCAGACAACAAAGCTAGGGTCAGGAATTTAAGAACTTACGGTAACACCGATGATAGATCCAGCCCTTTCTTAGGAGATGCAGCTCACTCTTCAAGTAACAACCCTGGAACTGACAAAACTATTTCCAAGACCCCAGCTTCAGTAGGAAACTCTACTGTCACTACAAGAATCGACCAACTGATTCATGAattttctcattgtggtttaacaaaacttccagaaaatgaaaagcagatttcatcctctgttgctagcaaaaaaaagatgaaatctcaGCAGCATGTGATAAATTCTCAGCATCAGGCTGGAGAGATGGCAACTAAAAGAATCCCTAGGAAGAATAAGAGAATGAACACAAGAGGTAGAATTGCACAGGAAACCATATTGCGAGATTCACATAGTTCCCTCAAAGGGGCCATACTTTGTGAGAAAGACCTCCATGCAAGTGATACGGTAATtgaatcaaattatttttcttcaaaaggtAGTAATCCTGTGAATTCCAGAAATTTCcctagaaataaattaaatactaTTCATAAACCTAAGATTCAAGGACTTTTAGCCAGAAGAAAATCCAGACCACTAAACAAAGTAAACTTGGGGGGACCTACAAAAAGAGAAATTGGTCAAGGAGAGAAAGTGTTTTCCCATCATGAGATTGGATATTgcaaaaatacttttgaaaatcaaaatttatttcatttgtttaactTCCTTGAGCAAAAACCCAATGCTTTTTGTGGGCCAGAGTCTCAGGCAGAAACAGCCTCTTGGTATTTGAGAGGAACGTCAAAGAGGAGTTTAGTTTCAAAAGTTAATAATTCACACATAACTTTAAGGagccagaaaaaacaaaaaagggatAAGTTGAAATCAGATACTACTGTAAGTAAGCAGCATGTCACAACTAGGGCAAATTCCTTGGCTTCTTTGGAAAAAGCTGTTTTTCCTGAGAATGTTACCCATCATTCAGTTCAAAGTTATGTACAAAGATGGTTGCAGAACTTAAGTCCACAAGCAGCTTTGCAGCTTGGCAAGTCAGCTCCAGTATACAAAAAGGAAAGGGGTGTGGCGAGTTATAATAACGGTTTTCTTCCAGGAAACAGTTCCCACACTagttctggaaaaagaaatgattcTATTCTGCAAAGTAATAGACACACAACTAAAAGTGCCAGTTTGACAGGAGACAATCTAGGTAAGAGAGTAGGTATGTCTTTTGACAAAAATAGCAGTGAAGAACTCATCCAAGATCACTGTGAGAGCCAGACTGACTCTCTGAACGATACTTACTTGCTTTCTGTTCATGAATTCTGTACTTTGTCGCAGTCAGCTACGGATGATCCTAATGCTAAAAGTCAGGTATCTGCTGCAAAGTCAGGGCAAGAGATGAGCCTTGTTTACAAAGACATAAACCTTGCTGCAAAAGGGCCAAGCGTAGAGACTGCCGTACAAGTAGATCTGGAAGGGGACACCCCACAGCACTTGTCACCAGTTCAGCTGCTTCACCAGCTGCAAGCTTTGGTTCCTAGTAGTCCCAAGGTTCAAAATGGAGTTGTTCAGATGCCAGGTCCACTTTCAGAAGTTCCCTTCCCTTCTTTGATACGTAATTCCTCCACTAATGTACTTCTAGCTTGGCTCTTGGTGCTAACCCTAAAGGGAGGTGTGAGTAGCTTCTGTCCAGGTGACGCTCTCAAGGCGACCAGTGGAAGTTCAGAAACACTTGCATTGTTGGAGGTGCTGAAGCACATTGCCATCACAGAGGAAGCTGATGACTTGAAGGCTGCTGTGGCCAGCTTAGTGGAATCAACCACGAATCACTCTGTACTCACTGAGAAAGAACAGGATGTGGGTCCAATAGGTCTTTCTGCAAATTGCTCTACACCCAACATTCAGATAATTCCTCAGTGcgctgaaaatgaaaaaacacagaaaatctcTTTAGATGGAAGCCATACTGCCCGTGAGGAAGTCTCTGAAGTCTGTGTTACAGCAGTGACTCGATCTCCACGTAAAATGGGCACGGTAGTTAAGACTTACCCTTCAGAAGAGACTTGTCACCTCAGTGAAGATTCTTTCCCCAGTGACGACTGTACCATGGATCAGACTTCCATGAACAAGGCTTGTTTCTTAGGAGACATCTCTTCACTTACTGAGGCTGTGTCTTCTCATGAGGGTTGCGCTTATGAACAAAACCATATCTATGAGAGAGCTGATAATTTGGAATTGACTGAAGAGTTAGAAAGAGTTGATGAAgttcagaaagacagaaatattttgGCAGACCCTGGGTGTAAACACGGCTCTAATATGTTGGTGTCACACCAGAGTATCAGTAGTTTAAGCCACTGTGGCTCTTTCCAAAATACAACTGAATCAGAACTTGATGGAGAACATAGTTTTTTAGATAAATCTGAAAGTTGTTCATTAAAGAAATTTCAGGATAAAAGTGTATATACATCTTTTGATAAGGAGGATTCAAAGACTTCTGAAGAACCAGGCTCAACAACCAACAGCATGACATCAAGTGAAAGAAACGTCTCAGAAATGGAATCTTTTGAGGAATTAGAAAACCAGAACACTGATATCTTTAACAGAAAGGTAAATTCAGGGGAGCAAgtgactgaagaattgatccgaAAGGAGTTAGAGGCTGGTGAAAGTTTGGAATTGATTGAAGTGTCCAGCAGAAATGGTGCAGAAGAAGGAAAGGATGGTGTAATCTGTGAGACAATCAGTAGGAAACTGGTGACACCACCATCTTTAGTATTTTGCTATGATTCTAAGCAAAATATGGAAAAGGAGCCCAGTGAAGGAGAAACTGAAACAAAAGTCAGAAAGATGGTGGAAAGCGTGGAAGCTGGAAGTTCTGCAGAGTCCCCTCTCAATTTTAAAAGTGGCCTAAGAAGGTCAGGAACTTCTGATTGGTCAGATTATAGACAAAACAGCGAGAATGAACCGTCATACAAAGCATCCAGCAATGGCCCCAGTGACAGTGATGAGATGACCCCTGAGAAAGAATGCAACAAAGGATTTGTTAAAAGGACAATAGAGAAACTTTATGGTAAAGCAGAGATGATGAGAC TCTTTTTTCGCTGGATCTACACACACATCTCAGGTTTATCC TGTGATTCTGTGGAATTTCAGGGCACTGGGAAAGTAGGCCTTTATGATCCTGAAGGTCAGTCACTTGGCTCTTTGGAACGGGTGTCTAGTAATTCAACTGTGTTGCAGAAATTTCCGGAGCAAAAACGAGATAAATGTGATGTTAATAACGTAAGGGCCAGTTATCCCAGGGAAGACATTGCAGAACATGGTACAAAACAGAATGATCATAAAAGAATCCTCAGGGACAGGGAAGAGGGAGTACTGATTGACAAGGGCAAGTGGCTCCTGAAAGAAAATCATTTGCTAAGAGTGTCATCGCCTGAATGTTCTGGCCCGTGTGGCCATGCAGACACCACATCAGTGGATACTCTACTGGATAATAGCAGCACCGAGGTTCCGTATTCACATTTTGGAAACTTGGCTCCAGGCCCAAACATGGCTGAACTATCCTCCTCAGAGCTAGAGGAACTGACTCAGCCTCCTGAGCTGAGATGCAATTATTTTAACGTGCCTCATTGTAGTGACTCGGAGCCCTTCCATGACGATGAGCTAGATACTCAAGATGAAGCTTGTGTTCAGGAGAGAGAACCCAATCACCCAGCAGAGGAGAAGGGTAACCTTAGATCAGAGAGAGTGTGTACGTCTGCCACTCATGTCTTCGCGTCTGCTGGTAACAAAGTCCATCCTGTCTCTGATGGTGCTGTTAGGAACCAACCGTTGGCTGGTAGTAATGTAATTCATGGCGCCCTTCAGGAAGGCGACTCTTTGGATAAACTCTATAATATCTGTGGTCAACATTGCCCAATACTGACTGTGATTAACCAGCCTGTAAATGAGGAACACCGAGGATTTGCATATTGCAAAGATTCTGATGTTGAAAATTCTTTGAGTCTCCAGTTATGGATGAAAATACACCCATGTTTACGACAGTCAAGCAAAACCATGTTCAGAGACAAGAACAATAAAACAAGAAGTAGAAGAGCACTTACTGATAATGCCGTTGGCAATACACACGTTTGGCCTCATTTTAATAACACAtttgacttgatggacagaaggagaaaattaaaacaaagtaacTGTTTGGGCttagaggaagaaaataatttcaataaatttCAGTCATATTTAAAGAATTTCTTGCATACGTTGTTGTTAGTTGTGGGTCAGGTGAATTCAAATCCACAAGACCCCAGCAGTCAGACAAAGGAATTCTTTGAAGTAGTTGATGAGAACAACTTACTAAACAGCAGATTCCAGAACTCAGGAACGAATCTCAACCAAGTAGTCAGAGAACACAGCTATCATTTGTCCTTTGAAATGCTTGGCCAAGCCCGCCTGTTTTGCCAAGTTGAGACATTCTTAGGTATTAGCAACAGAAAtatcttagaaatattttatatttttgaagatgaaaatcttttcatttggGAAGAGGAAAACTAA